A segment of the Stigmatella erecta genome:
GGACGAGCGGAATCCTGTTGAGGCCGGCTGCCCGGACACTGGGGGAGTCCCCATCTTTGGCATGGGCTCCAGAAGGGACAGCATGGCACGGCGCGACAAGCATGATCTCATCGTCATCGGTGCCTCCATGGGAGGGGTCGAGGCGCTCATGGCCCTGGTGGAGCAACTCCCGGAGGACCTGCCCGCCGCTGTGTGCATCGTCCTCCACATCTCCCCCGGCCACCGCAGCGTGCTGCCGGCCATCCTCTCCCGGGCAGGCCCCTTGACGGCGGTCCACCCGGAGGACGGGGCGCGGCTGGAGAAGGGCCACATCTACGTGGCGCCCAATGACCAGCACCTGCTGGTGGAGGAGGGCATGTTGCGCGTGGTGAAGGGGCCCCGGGAGAACAACCACCGGCCCGCGGTGGATCCGCTCTTCCGCTCGGCGGCCCTCGCTTACGGCCCCCGCGTGGTGGGGGTGGTGCTCACCGGGGCCATGGACTGTGGCTCCGCCGGGTTGCTGGCCATCAAGCAGCAAGGGGGGCTGGCCGTGGTTCAGGAGCCCTCGGACGCGTACTGCCCGGACATGCCCCAGAACGTCCTGAACCAAATGGACGTGGACCACTGCGTGCCCATCGCGAAGATGGGGGCCCTGTTGAACCGGCTGTCCCGGAGCCCGGCGCCCCTGGGGCGAAAGAGGCGTGCCTCGCAGGCCATCAAGCGGGAAGTCGGCAAGCTCCGGGGGGATCCGGCCATGGCCAACACCCCT
Coding sequences within it:
- a CDS encoding chemotaxis protein CheB, with the translated sequence MARRDKHDLIVIGASMGGVEALMALVEQLPEDLPAAVCIVLHISPGHRSVLPAILSRAGPLTAVHPEDGARLEKGHIYVAPNDQHLLVEEGMLRVVKGPRENNHRPAVDPLFRSAALAYGPRVVGVVLTGAMDCGSAGLLAIKQQGGLAVVQEPSDAYCPDMPQNVLNQMDVDHCVPIAKMGALLNRLSRSPAPLGRKRRASQAIKREVGKLRGDPAMANTPPAGGRPSHFSCPDCGGVLFEQDEQGQLRFNCRVGHAFTGNALVSGQEDALDGALWAAVRSLEENGALARRMASHARERNHAHSAKRYDERAREAEQQALLIRQVAMKGPLPPRDDALSVEEIQ